A DNA window from Bacteroides cellulosilyticus contains the following coding sequences:
- a CDS encoding DUF5694 domain-containing protein, which produces MNKIILILITASMFFTKGYAQQAEVLTLGVFHFEFPNLDVQQISEEDQIDVLSPQYQKEIELISKKLAQFKPDAIVIEWPLYKQSEIDSLYNSYLTGKHELNRNEIQQLGFRIARMCNAKIYCADAWGAHTTHIEKLLDDDESNEYLAFEESFSNSPDSALYYEDEPIFKQQGILAQLIHLNDPVHIKKDLGNYLIKHFKYESTKGDYTGTDFESGRWFNRNLRILRNIQRIPDTAGKRILVIFGAAHMNILNYLFECSPEYKLLNINDYLK; this is translated from the coding sequence ATGAATAAAATCATTCTTATTCTGATTACCGCAAGCATGTTCTTCACAAAAGGATATGCCCAGCAGGCAGAAGTCCTTACGTTGGGAGTCTTCCACTTCGAATTTCCCAATCTGGATGTGCAACAAATATCCGAAGAAGACCAGATAGATGTACTATCTCCCCAATATCAAAAGGAGATAGAGTTGATATCCAAGAAACTGGCACAATTCAAACCGGATGCCATTGTCATTGAATGGCCTTTATACAAACAGTCAGAGATAGACTCTCTCTATAACTCATACCTTACCGGCAAGCATGAGCTGAACAGAAATGAAATTCAGCAGTTAGGTTTCAGAATAGCCCGAATGTGCAATGCCAAGATATACTGTGCAGATGCTTGGGGAGCACACACTACCCACATAGAGAAACTGCTGGATGATGATGAAAGTAATGAATATCTGGCTTTTGAAGAAAGCTTCTCAAACTCTCCCGACTCTGCTTTGTACTATGAAGATGAACCCATATTCAAGCAGCAAGGGATACTTGCACAACTGATACATCTCAACGATCCGGTACATATCAAGAAAGATTTAGGAAACTATCTTATCAAGCATTTCAAGTATGAATCCACCAAAGGCGATTATACCGGAACAGACTTTGAATCCGGAAGATGGTTCAACCGGAATCTAAGGATACTCAGGAATATCCAGCGGATTCCCGATACCGCCGGCAAACGGATACTGGTTATTTTCGGCGCAGCGCACATGAACATCCTGAACTATCTGTTTGAATGTTCTCCCGAATACAAACTACTGAATATAAACGATTACCTGAAGTAA
- a CDS encoding sensor histidine kinase, with amino-acid sequence MKLRTVISLSLVSLIAVVLIQLGGMLYAFHAQMQEAEKSLNKCFWMSFTETVDNLVNNLPYPDNSIAVIAYAPNPKYKRMDGDERNKRTSQQAAQALQRVYGIKEIPLATIDSVLHNKLRKLDMDGTLTVERINVNTNEVLASTNPQVSIRNFAAVTSETAFTFKSRGEAVRAILSFPAKEMEKSLLLLSFITWLLLGTAVYALIVQMKSVFRQRHNLQKQQQDFYTLAEEMKHPVSRMKNLITTENWQEIEAQSNILFERTNATLAHAKAEVRQETTGRHISLKAISMVSLVGVFLLLAVWSGYLYYTTSQKIRYQAEEQLEEAFYREADLHRYPLFTKANPDFNWDSSPGEFLPYPRRMMDELYKVYLEKGYRYRIQLLTIRHLYNKFDEGFRMKMAYDIQDTISLHSRVPIPFSLQFADSVFRKQLLETGFPDRADIHWIRYPSRELILYTGSPAVDFGDITTRLFPLDKDSTSCIFAVVCSPQRTIMSATWYMQVPLLIAFLFVSLCVFFQIRMLRAQRRLEQFQKDFTYSMIHDMKSPLQSVMMGAHILAGGKLADKPEKLVRYRQVMGDECEHLLTLSNRVVMLTEIDRGELELHKEEIALRPLLRDIAEKYQLKAAKTVHFDIDCEEGCSVYADAFCLREILSNLVDNAVKYSNEEVLIVLSGTKTEDGTIVRVHDNGIGIPLSEQHKIFNKFERIASGSRKTGASGFGLGLNYVLQVVSAHGGMVKVESMEGSYSEFTLQFPLR; translated from the coding sequence ATGAAATTACGTACTGTCATCTCTCTTTCACTTGTGAGTCTGATTGCTGTTGTGTTGATACAGTTGGGCGGAATGCTTTATGCTTTTCATGCACAGATGCAGGAAGCGGAGAAATCACTGAACAAGTGCTTCTGGATGTCTTTCACGGAGACAGTGGATAATCTGGTGAATAACCTTCCTTATCCTGATAATTCAATAGCTGTCATAGCGTATGCACCCAACCCTAAATACAAGCGGATGGATGGGGATGAAAGGAATAAGCGTACTTCCCAGCAGGCGGCACAGGCTTTGCAACGGGTGTATGGAATAAAAGAAATTCCGTTAGCCACCATAGATAGCGTGTTGCACAATAAGTTGCGGAAGTTAGACATGGATGGAACGCTGACCGTGGAGCGTATTAATGTAAATACAAATGAGGTGCTGGCAAGTACCAATCCTCAGGTAAGTATCCGTAACTTTGCCGCTGTTACTTCCGAAACAGCTTTTACCTTTAAATCCCGTGGGGAGGCTGTCCGTGCCATTCTTTCTTTCCCTGCCAAGGAGATGGAGAAGAGCCTCCTGTTACTGTCATTCATTACATGGCTATTGCTGGGTACGGCTGTCTATGCCTTGATTGTACAGATGAAGTCGGTATTCCGCCAACGGCATAACTTGCAGAAACAACAACAGGACTTCTATACGTTGGCTGAAGAAATGAAACATCCTGTCAGCCGGATGAAGAACTTGATAACCACAGAAAACTGGCAAGAGATAGAGGCACAAAGCAACATACTCTTTGAGAGAACCAATGCTACTCTGGCACATGCCAAAGCAGAAGTACGGCAAGAAACTACGGGCCGGCATATTTCTCTTAAAGCAATTTCTATGGTCAGCTTGGTGGGAGTATTCCTGTTGCTGGCTGTCTGGTCTGGATATTTGTATTATACGACCTCTCAAAAGATACGGTATCAGGCGGAGGAGCAATTGGAAGAGGCTTTCTACCGGGAGGCAGACTTACATAGGTATCCGCTTTTTACTAAGGCTAACCCTGATTTTAATTGGGATAGCTCGCCGGGAGAATTTCTCCCTTATCCGCGGCGTATGATGGACGAGCTTTATAAGGTATATCTGGAGAAAGGTTATCGCTACCGGATACAGTTGCTTACCATTCGGCATCTTTACAATAAGTTTGATGAAGGCTTCCGTATGAAGATGGCTTATGATATACAGGATACGATCAGTCTGCATAGCCGTGTGCCTATTCCGTTTTCCTTGCAGTTTGCCGACAGTGTGTTCAGAAAACAGCTTTTGGAAACAGGTTTTCCGGATAGGGCGGATATCCATTGGATCAGATATCCGTCCCGGGAGTTGATACTTTATACAGGTAGTCCGGCTGTTGACTTCGGGGATATCACTACCCGGTTGTTTCCGTTGGATAAGGATAGTACGAGTTGCATCTTTGCTGTGGTTTGTTCACCACAACGTACTATAATGAGTGCCACTTGGTATATGCAGGTGCCGCTGCTTATTGCTTTCCTTTTCGTATCTCTCTGTGTTTTCTTTCAGATACGTATGTTGCGGGCACAGCGTCGGTTGGAACAGTTTCAGAAGGACTTTACTTACTCCATGATACATGATATGAAGTCACCGTTGCAGTCTGTCATGATGGGAGCGCATATCCTGGCAGGTGGTAAGTTGGCGGATAAGCCGGAGAAGCTGGTCCGCTACAGGCAAGTGATGGGAGATGAGTGCGAACATCTGCTGACACTTTCCAATCGTGTAGTAATGCTGACAGAGATAGATCGTGGAGAATTGGAACTACATAAAGAAGAAATTGCCCTAAGACCGTTGCTGCGGGATATAGCGGAAAAGTATCAGTTGAAAGCGGCGAAGACGGTTCATTTCGATATTGATTGTGAAGAAGGATGTAGTGTTTATGCGGATGCTTTCTGTCTGCGTGAGATACTTTCCAATCTGGTGGACAATGCCGTCAAGTACTCTAATGAAGAGGTTCTGATCGTTCTTTCAGGTACAAAGACAGAGGATGGGACCATTGTCAGAGTGCATGATAACGGTATTGGCATTCCTTTGAGCGAACAGCATAAGATATTCAATAAGTTCGAGAGGATTGCTTCCGGCAGTCGTAAGACGGGTGCATCAGGTTTCGGGTTAGGATTGAATTATGTGTTGCAGGTGGTGAGTGCCCACGGCGGTATGGTGAAGGTAGAAAGTATGGAAGGGAGTTACAGTGAATTTACGCTACAATTCCCCTTGCGTTAA
- a CDS encoding DUF3836 domain-containing protein, which translates to MPPPYLCNIKSNEMYNLKNKTIMKALVLSVVFALTSVVNAVSGNSIKDFAYNSEKQENGVETQTVYKVKEGKYLERHLQYNYTRDEKGRVSAKEILKWNQDNSRFEKQYCLNFSYTDNEVSVEYVAWSSKAGDYTNVKAKAVYQTNENGMNYMAYNRNKKGNL; encoded by the coding sequence ATGCCCCCGCCCTATCTTTGCAACATCAAAAGTAACGAAATGTATAACTTAAAAAATAAAACGATTATGAAAGCTTTAGTATTATCAGTAGTATTCGCATTGACATCAGTAGTAAACGCAGTAAGTGGTAATAGCATAAAAGACTTCGCCTACAACAGTGAGAAACAGGAAAACGGGGTAGAAACCCAGACAGTCTATAAAGTAAAAGAAGGCAAGTACCTGGAACGCCACCTGCAATACAACTACACACGTGATGAAAAAGGACGTGTATCAGCCAAGGAAATCCTGAAATGGAACCAGGACAACAGCCGCTTTGAAAAGCAGTATTGCCTCAACTTCAGCTACACCGACAACGAAGTAAGCGTGGAATATGTAGCATGGAGCAGCAAAGCCGGTGATTACACAAATGTGAAAGCCAAAGCCGTTTATCAGACGAATGAAAATGGCATGAATTACATGGCTTATAACCGGAATAAGAAGGGTAACCTCTAA
- a CDS encoding DUF3836 domain-containing protein: MPLPYLCNIKSNEMYNLKNKTIMKALVLSVVFALTSVVNAVSGNNVKDFAYNSEKQENGVETQTVYKVKEGKYLERHLQYNYTHDEKGRVSAKEILKWNQDNSRFEKQYCLNFSYTDNEVNVEYVAWNSKAGDYTNVKAKAVYQMNENGMNYMAYNWNEKNNSWNLVTEHNATNWNNALLANR, encoded by the coding sequence ATGCCCCTGCCCTATCTTTGCAACATCAAAAGTAACGAAATGTATAACTTAAAAAATAAAACGATTATGAAAGCTTTAGTATTATCAGTAGTATTCGCATTGACATCAGTAGTAAACGCAGTAAGTGGTAACAATGTAAAAGACTTCGCCTACAACAGTGAGAAACAGGAAAACGGTGTAGAAACCCAGACAGTCTACAAAGTAAAAGAAGGCAAGTACCTGGAACGCCACCTGCAATACAACTACACACATGATGAAAAAGGACGTGTATCCGCAAAGGAAATCCTGAAATGGAACCAGGACAACAGCCGTTTCGAAAAGCAGTATTGCCTCAACTTCAGCTACACCGACAACGAAGTAAACGTGGAATATGTAGCATGGAACAGCAAAGCCGGTGATTACACAAATGTGAAAGCCAAAGCCGTTTATCAGATGAACGAGAATGGCATGAACTACATGGCTTACAACTGGAATGAGAAAAACAACTCCTGGAATCTGGTAACAGAACACAATGCGACAAATTGGAACAACGCTTTGCTGGCAAACAGATAA
- a CDS encoding trypsin-like peptidase domain-containing protein, with amino-acid sequence MEQNNIYQLVFKVTHAGGSGSCFYLKDYDLFVTNYHVVKGFHAVAVHDNDRNPYLAKVVLVNPSLDIALLSVDGDFSALPSLNLAGDNSLSIGGKVCVAGYPYGMPFTVTEGSVSSPKQLVDGKYYIQTDAAVNPGNSGGPIFNEKNEVVGVTVSKLSNADNMGFGIRVEALRKLLEFVEAVDRTAFQVQCDSCDELISEEEEFCPSCGEKLPEGIFEEREPSSLSTFCERAIREMGVNPILARDGYDSWTFHKGSSEVRIFVYENTYLFAVSPINLLPKKEVERVLDYILGEDFSPYKLGIEGRQIYIAYRVHLSDITDASEDEILTNLVNLALKADEMDNMMVEEFGCEFSEYSKHED; translated from the coding sequence ATGGAACAGAACAATATATATCAGTTGGTTTTCAAAGTAACCCATGCAGGTGGATCAGGCAGCTGTTTCTATCTGAAAGACTATGATCTTTTTGTGACGAACTACCATGTGGTGAAAGGCTTTCATGCAGTGGCGGTACATGATAATGACCGGAATCCTTATCTGGCTAAGGTGGTACTGGTGAACCCTTCATTGGACATAGCCCTGCTGTCCGTAGACGGTGATTTCTCAGCTCTGCCTTCCCTGAATCTGGCAGGAGATAATTCCTTGTCCATCGGTGGAAAGGTTTGTGTGGCCGGTTATCCTTATGGCATGCCTTTTACGGTGACCGAAGGCTCTGTGTCTTCGCCCAAACAGCTGGTGGATGGAAAGTACTATATACAGACTGATGCGGCAGTGAATCCCGGTAACTCCGGCGGTCCTATCTTCAATGAAAAGAACGAAGTGGTAGGTGTAACGGTGAGTAAGCTGAGTAATGCCGACAATATGGGTTTCGGCATCCGTGTAGAAGCATTACGGAAGCTGCTTGAATTTGTGGAGGCTGTGGACCGTACAGCTTTTCAGGTGCAGTGCGACAGTTGTGACGAGCTGATATCGGAAGAGGAAGAATTCTGCCCTTCATGCGGCGAAAAGCTGCCCGAGGGTATCTTTGAAGAGCGCGAACCGTCTTCATTGAGTACCTTCTGCGAACGTGCCATCCGTGAGATGGGAGTTAATCCGATCCTTGCGCGTGACGGTTATGACTCCTGGACATTCCATAAAGGCAGTTCCGAAGTGCGTATCTTTGTTTATGAAAATACTTATCTGTTTGCTGTTTCTCCTATCAATCTGTTGCCAAAGAAAGAGGTGGAAAGGGTGCTCGATTATATCCTGGGTGAAGATTTCAGTCCTTACAAACTCGGTATTGAAGGACGCCAGATCTACATAGCATATCGTGTACATCTGTCTGACATTACGGATGCATCGGAAGATGAAATCCTGACTAATCTGGTGAATCTGGCATTGAAAGCCGATGAGATGGATAATATGATGGTAGAAGAGTTTGGTTGCGAATTTTCTGAATATTCTAAACACGAAGACTGA
- a CDS encoding DUF3137 domain-containing protein translates to MESIDFRSLSERLRTELSRVYFWQKIVRILSIIVYLFVFCWMMFVLFGGYLVGYIGLENYSVVTQYIFPVFMGFIVLNFAFSRSLMKFQGQENDIMRSIMSAMFPSVLFSFSSQLDQRILSGSRLFNSSFSDPALAATTYAYLEVPRGDRTLYIADIGVSYGLMNKLELNSVTGYLVMLYRYVLRPLFASRYESSAHNFRGMFGWCRLERSFKGSTIILPDHLEQKAGYLAKNIQGLKKRYNARFVHLEDPDFEKYFVVYADDEVTARMILTPAVMRRITRLRETFGHDMMLSFNKGTFYYAGVMPDGFLCLRKRALDNEHLLEEIYNDINLACQVTDIL, encoded by the coding sequence ATGGAATCAATTGACTTCAGAAGCCTTTCCGAAAGGCTTCGTACCGAACTGTCCCGTGTATATTTCTGGCAGAAGATTGTTCGTATTCTGAGCATCATAGTCTATCTCTTTGTGTTTTGCTGGATGATGTTCGTCCTGTTTGGGGGCTATCTTGTTGGATATATCGGCTTAGAGAACTACAGTGTGGTTACGCAATACATTTTCCCGGTCTTTATGGGATTTATTGTGCTGAACTTCGCATTCAGCCGCTCTCTTATGAAATTCCAAGGGCAGGAAAATGATATCATGCGCAGCATTATGTCTGCTATGTTTCCATCCGTTCTTTTCTCCTTCTCTTCGCAACTGGACCAGCGTATATTATCCGGTAGCAGGCTCTTTAATTCTTCTTTCTCTGATCCGGCACTGGCGGCTACCACCTATGCTTATCTGGAAGTGCCGCGGGGAGATCGTACCCTTTATATAGCCGATATAGGGGTTTCCTATGGACTGATGAATAAGTTGGAACTGAACTCTGTAACAGGCTATTTGGTGATGCTTTACCGTTATGTGCTCCGTCCGCTGTTCGCCTCCAGGTACGAAAGTAGTGCGCATAACTTCCGCGGGATGTTTGGCTGGTGCCGTCTGGAGCGTAGTTTTAAGGGCAGCACGATTATCCTGCCCGACCATCTGGAACAAAAGGCCGGCTATCTGGCAAAGAATATCCAGGGCTTGAAGAAACGCTATAATGCCCGCTTCGTTCATCTGGAAGACCCGGATTTCGAGAAGTATTTCGTGGTTTATGCCGATGACGAAGTAACCGCCCGTATGATACTGACACCGGCGGTCATGCGCCGGATTACCCGTTTGCGCGAAACATTCGGGCACGATATGATGCTTTCTTTCAACAAAGGTACTTTTTATTATGCGGGAGTGATGCCCGACGGTTTCCTCTGCCTTCGCAAGCGGGCACTGGACAATGAACATCTGCTTGAAGAGATATACAATGATATAAACCTTGCCTGTCAGGTGACAGATATCCTTTAA
- a CDS encoding LemA family protein — translation MENQGILLYIGIALTILLVLWYIWTANNLIAKRNRVKQCRSGICVALKQRNDMIPNLVAAVKSYMGHENETLTRIAELRSRTFQPSQENEQIKTGNELSSLISKLQLSVEDYPELKASEQFTRLQRSIEDMELQLQAIRRTYNAAVTDYNNSIEMFPSSIVAGRQNHHQEELIDIPEQEQRNVDVSALLK, via the coding sequence ATGGAAAATCAGGGAATACTTCTTTATATCGGAATAGCCCTTACCATCTTATTGGTACTTTGGTATATCTGGACTGCCAATAATCTGATTGCAAAACGGAATCGGGTAAAGCAATGCCGTAGCGGCATTTGCGTGGCATTGAAGCAGCGGAACGATATGATACCGAATTTGGTAGCTGCCGTAAAGTCCTATATGGGGCATGAGAATGAGACGCTAACCCGTATCGCGGAACTTCGTTCACGAACTTTTCAGCCTTCACAGGAGAATGAACAGATAAAAACCGGTAATGAGCTTTCTTCTTTAATCTCCAAACTTCAATTATCCGTAGAAGATTACCCGGAACTGAAGGCAAGCGAGCAGTTCACCCGACTGCAAAGGAGCATTGAAGATATGGAATTACAACTGCAAGCCATACGCCGCACCTATAATGCTGCGGTCACCGACTATAATAACTCCATTGAGATGTTTCCCTCTTCCATCGTAGCCGGCCGGCAGAATCATCATCAGGAAGAACTGATTGATATTCCCGAGCAGGAGCAGCGGAATGTGGATGTCAGTGCACTTTTAAAGTAG
- a CDS encoding metalloprotease family protein, which translates to MMKADISIVQSKKGTEIMVSGNKINKYGILAAILFTVPILLLFRWIHGEDMAHVSLLIFWSCALAGFGVNLLLHALFFGIFSPKGFRSISFVKHKGGIRFCHCNEPIRMWQYRTTCFLPILLLGILPLLYGMATGNYYFTLFGTFLLIGSMDDICILWKLRSFGKDAFINDCSQELRFHIW; encoded by the coding sequence ATGATGAAAGCGGATATCTCAATTGTACAAAGCAAGAAAGGAACTGAAATCATGGTTTCGGGAAATAAGATCAACAAGTATGGAATACTGGCTGCAATCCTTTTTACAGTACCCATACTGCTCTTATTCCGATGGATACACGGAGAAGATATGGCTCATGTATCATTACTGATATTCTGGTCGTGCGCCCTGGCAGGCTTTGGAGTAAATCTATTGCTTCATGCACTATTCTTCGGAATCTTTTCGCCTAAAGGTTTCCGGTCCATCTCTTTCGTAAAGCATAAGGGAGGCATACGCTTCTGCCACTGCAACGAACCCATCAGAATGTGGCAATATCGCACAACCTGCTTCTTACCTATTCTGTTGTTAGGCATCCTTCCGCTTTTGTACGGCATGGCAACAGGGAATTATTATTTCACATTATTCGGAACATTCTTACTTATCGGTAGCATGGACGACATCTGCATCCTCTGGAAACTGCGTTCATTCGGCAAAGATGCATTTATCAACGACTGTTCACAGGAGTTGCGATTCCATATATGGTAA